In a single window of the Cervus elaphus chromosome 1, mCerEla1.1, whole genome shotgun sequence genome:
- the LOC122699677 gene encoding protein mago nashi homolog, translating into MSMASDFYLRYYVGHKGKFGHEFLEFEFRPDGKLRCANNSNYKNDVMIRKEAYVHKRVMEELKRIIDDSEITKEDDALWPPPDRVGRQELEIVIADEHISFTTSKMGSLIDVNQSKDPEGLRVFYYLVQDLKCLVFSLIGLHFKIKPI; encoded by the coding sequence ATGTCTATGGCCAGCGATTTCTACCTGCGTTACTACGTAGGGCACAAGGGCAAGTTTGGACATGAGTTTCTGGAGTTTGAGTTTCGGCCGGACGGAAAACTTAGATGTGCCAACAACAGCAATTATAAAAATGATGTCATGATCAGAAAGGAGGCCTATGTACACAAGCGTGTAATGGAAGAACTGAAGAGAATTATTGATGACAGTGAAATTACAAAAGAAGATGATGCTTTGTGGCCTCCTCCTGACAGGGTTGGCCGACAGGAGCTTGAAATTGTAATTGCAGATGAGCACATTTCTTTTACCACATCAAAAATGGGTTCTCTTATTGATGTCAATCAGTCAAAGGATCCTGAAGGCCTTCGAGTATTTTACTATTTGGTACAGGACCTGAAGTGTTTAGTGTTTAGTCTTATTGGATTACATTTCAAGATTAAACCAATCTAA